In the genome of Microbacterium endophyticum, one region contains:
- a CDS encoding zinc-binding dehydrogenase, whose protein sequence is MRAVIHHEFGEPSDVLTVEDVATPEPSVGEVRVRTLMSPVHNHDLWTIRGTYGFKPELPARAGTEAVGVIDALGEGVDHLTVGQRVATGGTFGVWAEYFIAKAAGLIPVDDAAPDEVASQLVSMPFSALALLDWLDLSEGDWIIQTAANGAVGRLLAQLAPTRGVKVVGLVRRDAGVAELAAQGIDGVVSTESEGWEDRVAEITGGAKIVVGIDSVGGDASNDVVSQLGEDGTLIVFGAMGAPTMTISSGSIIFKNITVKGFWGSRVMGSLDPKRRGELFTELLTRVGDGTISLPTEAVYSLDQVRDAAAANFVAGRAGKVMLKP, encoded by the coding sequence ATGCGTGCTGTGATCCATCACGAATTCGGAGAACCGTCGGACGTTTTGACGGTGGAAGATGTAGCAACCCCCGAGCCCTCAGTCGGCGAGGTGCGCGTGCGCACACTGATGTCTCCGGTTCACAACCACGACCTGTGGACGATCCGCGGCACATATGGCTTCAAGCCCGAACTTCCTGCCCGCGCCGGAACCGAAGCAGTCGGCGTGATCGACGCGCTCGGTGAGGGCGTCGATCACCTCACCGTCGGTCAGCGCGTTGCCACCGGCGGCACATTCGGCGTGTGGGCCGAGTACTTCATCGCCAAGGCTGCGGGCCTGATCCCCGTCGACGATGCAGCGCCCGACGAGGTTGCCTCGCAGCTCGTCTCGATGCCCTTCTCAGCGCTTGCGCTGCTCGACTGGCTCGACCTGAGCGAAGGTGACTGGATCATCCAAACCGCCGCGAACGGTGCTGTCGGCCGTCTGCTCGCACAGCTCGCGCCCACCCGTGGCGTCAAGGTCGTCGGCCTCGTGCGTCGCGATGCCGGTGTTGCTGAACTTGCCGCGCAGGGCATCGATGGTGTCGTCTCGACCGAGAGCGAAGGCTGGGAAGACCGCGTCGCAGAGATCACCGGTGGCGCCAAGATCGTCGTAGGTATCGACTCGGTCGGCGGCGACGCCAGCAACGACGTCGTCTCGCAGCTCGGCGAAGACGGCACCCTCATTGTGTTCGGTGCGATGGGCGCGCCCACGATGACGATCAGCTCAGGCTCGATCATCTTCAAAAACATCACCGTGAAGGGCTTCTGGGGGAGCCGCGTCATGGGCTCACTCGACCCGAAGCGCCGGGGCGAGCTCTTCACCGAACTTCTTACGCGCGTAGGAGACGGCACCATCTCGTTGCCGACCGAGGCTGTGTACTCGTTGGACCAGGTGCGTGACGCTGCTGCTGCAAACTTTGTCGCCGGTCGTGCGGGCAAGGTCATGCTCAAGCCGTAG
- a CDS encoding S8 family serine peptidase gives MSPNILGVRGETAGMFVAALVSKNPRMLATAASAVLAGICLALFSAPPVTEAAECSSAPTDAVVDELGIDALHDIGLDGLGIAIGVISTSFDNAASPVATDAAADVASGALPGAKNPCGWTEPVGVLHDDVPADDEGRAMLQIVHSIAPAASLVFTTGGSPTSAVTGDQVLADAIDDMIAAGVDIIIDDMLLDLDTAYTAGLSAQAAERAAATGIAYVVAAGNYNYVGEENVDGAPQPSAGALIGSWQTSSYQATTCPAAVAASYAPRAVECLDFDPGIGEDPTLRYTLWVDPTSEPDTTVTLQWSDPPYAVESELIAFTLDDSGAIHDETYFGFPSVAGLPMSVGEMFFDVPDSTATTRDLVIARTGPALTEPLAVRFAFMSDDMPRPVVAAEYYLSEGDVTSGSSLIGRAANSSSIAVAAQPMSDPEYTLCDNWIVECFSTTGPSVRYFEPYPAVGVVPDRLSEPQRKTGPNITGLDGIPTTFFGDEVGDSWLYYGTSAATPVIGAVLALGMQAAPDVAIDRLVGALTSTAEPLSSPWVGPTDAEVVGAGLVQPAAFIESLVPTPAPSSTPTASSSVMLAESGSAPIPGWVGGGALIVMLAGVWLLFGRPRRA, from the coding sequence ATGAGCCCCAATATTCTCGGAGTTCGTGGGGAGACGGCAGGAATGTTCGTTGCAGCTTTGGTGTCGAAGAACCCACGGATGTTGGCGACCGCCGCCTCGGCAGTGCTCGCGGGGATCTGCCTCGCGCTTTTTTCGGCACCACCTGTGACGGAGGCGGCCGAATGTAGCTCGGCACCAACTGACGCCGTCGTCGACGAGCTCGGCATCGACGCGCTCCATGACATTGGTCTTGACGGATTGGGCATTGCGATCGGGGTGATTTCGACCTCGTTCGACAATGCCGCCTCACCCGTCGCGACGGATGCCGCAGCGGACGTGGCGAGTGGTGCACTGCCGGGTGCGAAAAATCCCTGTGGGTGGACCGAGCCCGTGGGGGTCTTGCACGATGACGTTCCCGCAGATGACGAAGGGCGCGCGATGCTGCAGATCGTGCACTCGATCGCGCCCGCGGCATCCCTCGTTTTCACGACCGGCGGCTCCCCGACCTCGGCGGTCACCGGCGATCAAGTGCTTGCCGATGCGATCGACGACATGATCGCGGCGGGCGTCGACATCATCATCGATGACATGCTCCTAGATCTCGACACCGCCTACACTGCTGGGCTCTCAGCTCAGGCGGCCGAACGCGCCGCAGCCACCGGTATCGCGTATGTCGTCGCGGCAGGCAACTACAACTACGTCGGAGAAGAAAACGTCGATGGTGCGCCGCAACCAAGCGCGGGTGCACTCATCGGAAGCTGGCAGACGTCGTCGTACCAAGCGACCACCTGCCCCGCGGCTGTCGCGGCGTCGTACGCGCCACGTGCAGTGGAATGCCTCGATTTCGACCCGGGAATTGGCGAGGACCCCACGCTTCGATACACGCTGTGGGTCGATCCCACATCCGAACCCGACACCACCGTCACCTTGCAGTGGTCCGACCCTCCCTACGCCGTCGAATCCGAACTGATCGCTTTCACGCTCGACGACAGCGGGGCCATTCACGATGAGACATACTTCGGCTTTCCGTCGGTAGCCGGGCTACCAATGTCTGTCGGCGAAATGTTCTTCGACGTTCCGGACAGCACAGCGACTACGCGTGATCTCGTCATCGCTCGCACGGGGCCTGCGCTCACAGAACCCCTCGCGGTGCGCTTCGCCTTCATGAGTGACGACATGCCACGCCCCGTCGTTGCCGCCGAATATTACCTGTCCGAAGGTGATGTGACCTCGGGCAGCAGCCTCATCGGTCGAGCCGCGAACAGCAGCTCGATCGCCGTTGCTGCCCAGCCGATGAGCGACCCCGAGTACACACTCTGCGACAACTGGATCGTGGAGTGCTTCAGCACGACAGGGCCTTCGGTGCGGTACTTCGAGCCGTACCCCGCGGTCGGAGTCGTGCCTGATCGGCTTTCAGAACCGCAGCGGAAAACCGGGCCGAATATTACCGGGCTCGACGGAATCCCAACGACGTTCTTCGGGGATGAAGTCGGTGACTCGTGGCTGTACTACGGAACGTCTGCGGCGACACCTGTCATCGGTGCCGTTTTGGCGCTCGGGATGCAGGCGGCACCGGATGTCGCTATTGATCGCTTGGTAGGTGCTCTCACAAGCACCGCCGAGCCGCTGAGCTCGCCATGGGTCGGGCCCACCGACGCCGAAGTAGTCGGTGCGGGGCTCGTGCAGCCCGCCGCTTTCATCGAGAGTCTCGTGCCGACACCCGCACCGAGCTCCACCCCGACAGCGAGCTCTTCGGTCATGCTCGCTGAAAGTGGCAGCGCTCCCATACCGGGGTGGGTCGGAGGCGGAGCGCTGATCGTGATGTTGGCGGGCGTATGGCTGTTGTTCGGCCGCCCTCGCCGGGCATAG
- a CDS encoding ABC transporter permease subunit yields MTTIDAPTNKTDTPRGVTSGIWQRIVRVVTTNPAALPTMAAVVIFASMVIFGEVAYGRIVQYSTLSNLLVNNAHLIIMAVGMTFVILTGGIDLSVGAVIAFSSVAGVMLSNAGWNPLVVIAMMIVSGTVFGLIAGVLIQYFNVQPFIATLAMMFLARGLASVLSTTPERLGDDSPIRALGTQFKIIDGPKVNDLVITPGVIIAIVVVLIAFFVLHRTRTGRTVYAIGGSESSASLMGLSVFRTKLLVYVISGTLSGVAAVVYTSRLGIAQNITGVGWELDAIAATVIGGTLLTGGAGYVLGSVIGALVLGLMNVLITRDGSIAPEMTTIITGGILLVFVLLQRAVSRRRT; encoded by the coding sequence ATGACTACGATCGACGCACCCACGAACAAGACCGACACGCCACGCGGCGTGACGTCGGGAATCTGGCAGCGCATCGTGCGCGTCGTCACGACAAACCCGGCAGCTCTGCCGACGATGGCAGCTGTGGTGATCTTCGCCTCGATGGTGATCTTCGGCGAAGTGGCCTACGGTCGCATCGTGCAGTACAGCACCCTGTCGAACCTGTTGGTCAACAATGCACACCTCATCATCATGGCCGTCGGCATGACGTTCGTGATTCTGACCGGTGGCATCGATCTTTCAGTCGGCGCCGTCATCGCCTTCTCGAGCGTCGCCGGCGTCATGCTCTCGAACGCCGGGTGGAACCCGCTCGTCGTCATCGCCATGATGATCGTCTCAGGCACCGTCTTCGGCTTAATCGCGGGCGTGCTGATCCAATACTTCAACGTGCAACCGTTCATCGCGACGCTCGCCATGATGTTCTTGGCACGGGGCCTTGCCTCAGTACTGAGCACGACACCCGAGCGCCTTGGCGACGACTCGCCGATTCGAGCTCTTGGCACACAGTTCAAGATCATCGATGGGCCGAAGGTGAACGACCTCGTCATCACCCCCGGCGTGATCATCGCCATCGTGGTCGTGCTGATCGCGTTCTTCGTTCTACACCGCACGCGCACGGGCCGCACGGTCTACGCGATCGGTGGATCGGAATCGTCTGCGAGCCTCATGGGGCTCTCGGTGTTCCGCACGAAGCTGCTCGTCTACGTGATCTCGGGAACACTCTCGGGTGTTGCCGCTGTCGTTTACACCTCACGCCTCGGTATCGCGCAGAACATCACCGGCGTCGGCTGGGAGCTTGACGCGATCGCCGCCACCGTCATCGGCGGCACACTCCTCACGGGTGGTGCGGGTTACGTACTCGGGTCGGTTATCGGCGCACTGGTGCTCGGCCTCATGAACGTACTCATCACGAGAGATGGCAGCATCGCACCGGAGATGACGACGATTATTACCGGCGGCATCCTGCTGGTCTTCGTCTTGCTGCAGCGCGCAGTGAGCCGAAGGCGAACCTAG
- a CDS encoding ABC transporter permease: MSGQTSGAASVLRDIIRKPYFWGIIAIVALLLLNVLKDPSYLAISVSPSTGYLVGNLIDIMRYSAPILMIAIGMSLVIATGGIDLSVGSIMAVSGAVSMQLLSNVDASTSVAAALGAVGLAILISAVLGAVNGALVAYIGLQPFISTLIMMLAGRGIAKVITSGQNTAASNEPFRWIANGFIFGLPVVFLLAIIIVIIVSLVVRRSALGLMIEAIGINPKASRMAGIKPRGLLMTVYIASASLAGVAGIFSVGTVMTVDISRTGYQMELDAILAVVIGGASLAGGKFSLGGAVVGALLIATLDKTVLFLGISSSATPAFKAIVIVALCLLQSRRVRAWFMTRRKPPLSSPPPQQKTPAPVQEVSA; this comes from the coding sequence ATGAGCGGGCAGACCAGTGGCGCAGCATCGGTGCTGCGCGACATCATCCGAAAGCCCTACTTCTGGGGCATCATCGCGATCGTGGCATTGCTGCTACTGAACGTCTTGAAAGACCCGAGCTACCTCGCCATCAGCGTGAGCCCATCGACGGGATACCTCGTGGGCAACCTGATCGACATCATGCGGTACTCGGCGCCGATCCTCATGATCGCCATCGGCATGTCCCTCGTGATCGCAACAGGGGGAATCGACCTCTCCGTCGGCTCGATCATGGCGGTCTCCGGTGCTGTCTCGATGCAGCTACTGAGTAACGTGGATGCCTCCACTTCGGTCGCCGCAGCGCTCGGTGCCGTGGGGCTCGCCATTCTCATCAGCGCCGTACTCGGAGCTGTGAACGGTGCGTTGGTCGCCTACATCGGCTTGCAACCGTTCATCAGCACACTGATCATGATGCTCGCCGGCCGTGGCATCGCCAAAGTGATCACCTCGGGGCAGAACACCGCGGCATCCAATGAACCGTTCCGTTGGATCGCGAACGGATTCATCTTCGGTCTGCCGGTCGTTTTCTTGCTCGCGATCATCATCGTGATCATCGTGAGCCTCGTCGTTCGGCGAAGCGCTCTCGGCCTCATGATCGAAGCGATCGGAATCAACCCCAAGGCGAGCCGCATGGCGGGAATCAAGCCGCGCGGGCTCCTGATGACGGTCTACATCGCCAGCGCGTCTCTTGCCGGAGTCGCCGGAATCTTCTCGGTGGGAACCGTCATGACGGTCGACATCTCGCGCACCGGATACCAAATGGAACTCGACGCTATCCTCGCCGTCGTCATCGGCGGGGCCTCTCTCGCCGGCGGTAAATTCTCACTCGGAGGTGCCGTCGTCGGAGCCTTGCTGATCGCAACCCTCGACAAGACGGTGCTGTTCCTCGGCATCTCGTCGTCGGCGACACCCGCTTTCAAAGCGATCGTGATCGTGGCCCTCTGCCTCTTGCAGTCTCGCCGAGTGCGCGCCTGGTTCATGACACGAAGAAAGCCGCCGCTTTCTTCGCCGCCTCCGCAACAGAAGACCCCCGCGCCCGTGCAGGAGGTATCGGCATGA
- a CDS encoding sugar ABC transporter ATP-binding protein encodes MTGTLPIVEMHHISIEFPGVKALDDVDFRLFPGEVHALMGENGAGKSTLIKALTGVYKISSGSIVVAGQTRELHGTADAQAAGVSTVYQEVNLCANLSIGENVMLGHEVRGVFGVNWRATHQAARSALARLGLDYLDTHQSLSTLSIAMQQLVAISRAMAIKAKVLILDEPTSSLDAKEVEGLFTVIRSLRDEGVAILFVSHFLDQIYAISDRLTVLRNGQYVGEYMTRELDRGELISKMIGKDLESLAALGGNRQVGERDRETAPLVRAEGFGKRGSMGATDLDIHRGEIVGFAGLLGAGRTELARILYGADKADSGTLTIKGEKITLSSPVDGLDHRIAYSTENRRDEGIVADLTVRENLVLAVQAKRGWARPMSRREKDEIVDTYIKALNVRPADPSRLISELSGGNQQKVLLGRWLATEPELLILDEPTRGIDVGAKAEIQEAVAKLAEGGVSVIFISSELEEVVRLSEKIVVLKDHQKIGEIINEPGVTAQKIVDVIAAHGVGEAKAEEREIEAETYAAASGEEHQ; translated from the coding sequence ATGACTGGAACACTGCCGATCGTCGAGATGCACCACATCTCGATTGAATTTCCCGGCGTAAAGGCGCTCGACGACGTCGACTTCCGCCTCTTTCCCGGCGAGGTGCACGCCCTCATGGGCGAGAACGGTGCGGGAAAATCCACCCTCATCAAGGCCTTGACCGGTGTCTACAAAATCTCGTCGGGTTCGATTGTCGTCGCGGGACAGACGCGTGAGCTCCACGGCACCGCTGACGCGCAAGCGGCGGGCGTATCGACCGTGTACCAAGAGGTCAACCTGTGTGCGAATCTCTCCATCGGTGAGAACGTCATGCTCGGCCACGAAGTGCGCGGCGTGTTCGGGGTGAACTGGCGTGCCACTCACCAGGCAGCGCGCTCGGCGCTCGCACGTCTCGGCCTCGACTATCTCGACACGCATCAGTCGCTGTCGACGCTGTCGATCGCCATGCAGCAGCTCGTCGCCATCAGCCGCGCAATGGCCATCAAAGCCAAGGTGCTCATTCTCGATGAGCCCACCTCAAGCCTCGACGCCAAAGAAGTCGAGGGATTGTTCACAGTCATCCGCTCGCTTCGCGACGAAGGCGTCGCCATTCTCTTCGTCTCCCACTTTCTCGATCAGATCTACGCCATCAGCGACCGCTTGACGGTGCTCCGCAACGGCCAGTACGTCGGCGAATATATGACACGTGAACTCGACCGCGGCGAGCTCATCTCGAAGATGATCGGTAAAGACCTCGAGTCACTCGCAGCCCTCGGTGGCAATCGTCAGGTCGGCGAACGCGACCGCGAGACGGCACCGCTCGTGCGCGCCGAAGGATTCGGCAAGCGCGGCAGCATGGGTGCCACCGACCTCGACATTCACCGTGGTGAAATCGTCGGCTTCGCAGGGCTCCTGGGTGCCGGACGCACCGAGCTTGCCCGCATCCTTTACGGGGCAGACAAAGCCGACTCCGGAACGCTCACCATCAAGGGCGAAAAGATCACGCTGTCGTCTCCCGTCGACGGGCTCGACCACCGCATCGCGTACTCCACCGAGAACCGTCGTGACGAAGGAATCGTTGCCGACCTCACGGTGCGCGAAAACCTCGTGCTGGCCGTGCAAGCCAAGCGCGGATGGGCGCGACCGATGTCGCGCCGCGAAAAAGACGAAATCGTCGACACCTACATCAAGGCCCTCAACGTGCGCCCGGCAGACCCGTCGCGCTTGATCAGCGAGCTCTCGGGCGGAAACCAGCAGAAAGTACTGCTCGGCCGGTGGCTCGCCACCGAACCGGAGCTACTGATTCTCGACGAGCCCACCCGCGGAATCGACGTTGGAGCGAAAGCCGAAATCCAAGAGGCCGTGGCAAAGCTCGCCGAAGGCGGCGTCTCGGTCATCTTCATCTCTTCGGAGCTAGAAGAGGTCGTGCGGCTGAGCGAAAAGATCGTGGTCTTGAAGGACCACCAGAAGATTGGTGAGATCATCAACGAGCCGGGAGTAACAGCTCAAAAGATTGTCGATGTGATCGCCGCGCACGGAGTGGGCGAGGCGAAGGCCGAAGAACGCGAGATCGAAGCGGAAACGTACGCCGCAGCAAGCGGTGAGGAGCACCAATGA
- a CDS encoding ABC transporter substrate-binding protein, producing MAIKKKMLGILGFVGAGALALSLAGCSSNGDDAGGDAGSGDLTTVGFVAVGPEGAWRQANETNIQDTFTESAGFDLKYAPATNLDQKSQIDAFTSFVDEGVDVILLSATEGSGWEDSLSRAQEAEIPVILIDRGIEPDDTSLYVTRIAPDNFEVSKESAEWAVSEFPDGANYVTLEGPAGVSVVNERNEGWDSVMDSESQFVQVDAQTANWSAEEGKSVMETMLKANNNDIQLVFAQNDEMGLGAAQAVEEAGLVPGEDVKIITIDGTKAAMEALADGQLSYVHEYNPLFGPTALDVVQKVLDGDTVDSYIIVPSEAFDSAEAAQAVLADRQY from the coding sequence ATGGCTATCAAGAAGAAAATGCTCGGCATTTTGGGGTTCGTCGGCGCTGGAGCGCTCGCCCTCAGCCTGGCAGGTTGCTCGTCTAACGGCGACGACGCAGGCGGAGACGCCGGCAGCGGCGACCTGACCACAGTCGGCTTCGTCGCAGTGGGCCCCGAGGGTGCATGGCGTCAGGCAAACGAGACGAACATCCAAGACACGTTTACCGAGTCGGCTGGGTTCGACCTCAAGTACGCGCCCGCAACCAACCTCGACCAGAAGTCGCAGATCGACGCGTTCACATCGTTCGTCGATGAGGGTGTCGACGTCATCCTGCTCTCGGCAACCGAAGGTTCCGGCTGGGAAGACTCGCTCTCACGTGCTCAGGAAGCCGAGATTCCGGTCATCCTGATCGACCGCGGCATCGAGCCCGACGACACGAGCCTCTACGTCACCCGCATCGCGCCCGACAACTTCGAGGTTTCGAAAGAGTCGGCCGAATGGGCTGTTTCCGAATTCCCCGACGGTGCGAACTACGTGACCCTCGAAGGCCCCGCTGGTGTCTCGGTTGTCAACGAGCGCAACGAGGGCTGGGACTCCGTCATGGACAGCGAATCGCAGTTCGTTCAGGTTGACGCTCAGACGGCAAACTGGTCCGCCGAAGAGGGCAAGAGCGTCATGGAGACGATGCTGAAGGCCAACAACAACGACATCCAGCTCGTGTTCGCACAGAACGACGAAATGGGTCTCGGCGCCGCGCAGGCTGTTGAAGAAGCTGGTCTGGTTCCCGGAGAAGACGTCAAGATCATCACGATCGACGGCACGAAGGCAGCCATGGAAGCTCTCGCCGATGGTCAGCTGAGCTACGTGCACGAGTACAACCCGCTCTTCGGACCGACTGCACTCGACGTTGTGCAGAAGGTACTCGATGGCGACACCGTTGACTCGTACATCATCGTTCCGAGCGAGGCGTTCGACTCCGCTGAGGCGGCTCAGGCAGTTCTCGCGGACCGTCAGTACTGA
- a CDS encoding sugar ABC transporter ATP-binding protein has translation MHTRPLVEMESIRVEYPGGVAVDGVDLRLFPGEVHALMGENGAGKSTIVKALTGAVRMQSGTIRIDGEELKTGSTADSLAAGIVPVYQDRFLSPTLSIAENVMLGSEVKGHFGINWRATRTRAVEALGELGLDLDPYALPSSLPPATQQLVSIARAMVGRPRVVALDEPTSSLDAQEVSLLFSVIERLRARGVAILFISHFLEQVYAISDRMTVLRDGRREGEYLTRSIDRADLISKMIGSDITSLQALGSQRQEHRHEPTGKAVLRAEDLGKRGALGSTNLELFSGEIVGLAGLRGSGRSELADLISGVERPDAGKIWIDERLAHLTDPRAGLTHRIARSGEHLSDDGLIGEMTVAENITLALQAMRGWTHPLSSREAAELVDSYIEAFRIKTPSARTPVRELSGGTQQKVLLARWMATRPRVLVLDEPTSGIDISAKTDIQQRIAALATSGVSIVFISSELAEIVRLSDRIVVLKDREKIGEVANGPGLTVDTIVEMIAADE, from the coding sequence ATGCACACGCGACCTCTCGTCGAGATGGAGAGCATTCGGGTCGAGTACCCCGGGGGCGTCGCCGTCGACGGTGTGGACCTGCGCCTCTTTCCCGGCGAAGTGCACGCTCTCATGGGCGAAAACGGTGCGGGCAAGTCGACGATTGTGAAAGCGCTCACGGGAGCCGTACGGATGCAGTCCGGCACCATCCGCATCGACGGTGAAGAGTTGAAGACCGGTTCGACCGCCGACAGTCTCGCCGCGGGAATCGTGCCGGTTTATCAAGATCGCTTTCTCTCGCCGACGCTCAGCATCGCTGAGAACGTGATGCTCGGTAGCGAAGTCAAAGGTCATTTCGGAATCAACTGGCGCGCAACCCGGACGCGTGCCGTCGAAGCCCTGGGGGAGTTGGGGCTTGACCTTGACCCCTACGCGCTGCCGTCATCGCTGCCACCGGCGACGCAGCAGCTCGTCTCGATTGCGCGCGCCATGGTGGGGCGACCGCGTGTCGTGGCACTCGACGAGCCGACATCGAGCCTTGACGCGCAAGAAGTGTCGCTGCTGTTCTCGGTCATCGAACGGCTACGAGCGCGCGGTGTCGCGATCCTGTTCATCTCACACTTTCTCGAGCAGGTGTATGCGATCAGCGACCGCATGACGGTGCTGCGTGACGGTCGTCGAGAGGGTGAATACCTCACCCGCTCGATCGATCGTGCCGACCTGATCTCGAAGATGATCGGTTCTGACATCACTTCGCTGCAGGCTCTCGGTTCGCAGCGACAAGAGCACCGCCACGAGCCCACCGGCAAAGCGGTGTTGCGTGCCGAAGACCTCGGTAAACGCGGCGCTCTCGGCTCGACAAACCTCGAGCTGTTTTCGGGTGAGATCGTCGGGCTCGCCGGTCTTCGCGGCTCGGGCAGGTCGGAACTCGCCGACCTGATCAGCGGGGTCGAGCGTCCAGACGCGGGAAAGATCTGGATCGACGAGCGGCTGGCGCACCTTACTGACCCGCGGGCGGGCCTCACTCATCGCATTGCGCGATCGGGTGAGCACCTGAGCGACGATGGACTTATCGGTGAGATGACCGTCGCCGAGAACATCACCCTCGCGCTCCAAGCAATGCGAGGGTGGACGCATCCGCTCTCGTCGCGAGAAGCAGCAGAGCTCGTCGACTCGTATATAGAGGCGTTTCGGATCAAAACCCCGTCGGCGCGCACTCCCGTGCGGGAACTCTCCGGTGGAACGCAGCAGAAGGTGCTGTTGGCAAGGTGGATGGCGACACGGCCACGCGTGCTCGTGCTCGATGAGCCCACCAGCGGAATCGATATCTCGGCGAAGACCGATATTCAGCAGCGGATCGCGGCTCTCGCAACCAGCGGCGTCTCGATCGTCTTCATCTCTTCGGAACTCGCAGAGATCGTGCGTCTCAGCGACCGCATCGTGGTGTTGAAAGACCGCGAGAAGATCGGCGAAGTGGCGAACGGGCCCGGCCTCACCGTCGACACGATCGTCGAGATGATCGCCGCGGATGAGTGA
- a CDS encoding LacI family DNA-binding transcriptional regulator, with amino-acid sequence MADIAGVSHMTVSRVLNNYPNIRESTRTRVLEVIEELNYRPNSAARALASQRSRRIGVIVDSSSENGPASTLRSVELAARQAGYSVSSIALGSDVMSPQEALEHLTALGIDALCVIAPRSSSVSTLRTLAIGVPVLVIKADRDPTFLTVAVDQQQGTRLAVDHLASLGHRDVLHVAGPLDWLDARARERAFHSRARSWGIHERAIVIGDWTADFGYDFARTLTTLPDYTAMFVANDEMAFGVIHGLHENGFSVPRDISIVGFDDLAVSRHFLPPLTTVRQDFAALGERVVEALRAAVEGNEVPQRTAIPAELLVRQSTGPPRTT; translated from the coding sequence GTGGCAGATATTGCGGGCGTCTCTCACATGACCGTGTCGCGCGTGCTCAACAACTACCCGAACATTCGGGAGTCGACCCGCACTCGCGTTCTCGAGGTGATCGAAGAACTCAACTATCGCCCCAACAGCGCTGCGCGAGCTCTCGCGTCGCAGCGCTCGCGTCGTATCGGCGTAATCGTCGACAGCTCAAGCGAAAACGGGCCAGCCTCGACACTCCGCTCGGTAGAACTCGCCGCGCGCCAGGCAGGCTATTCGGTGAGCTCCATCGCTCTCGGTAGCGATGTGATGAGTCCACAAGAAGCGTTGGAACACCTCACAGCACTCGGTATCGATGCCCTTTGCGTGATTGCGCCACGCTCGTCGTCGGTCTCAACGCTTCGGACACTGGCAATCGGTGTGCCCGTGCTCGTCATCAAAGCCGATCGTGACCCCACTTTTCTCACCGTCGCGGTCGACCAGCAGCAGGGCACTCGGCTCGCCGTCGACCATCTCGCCTCGCTCGGTCATCGTGATGTGCTGCACGTGGCGGGGCCCCTCGACTGGCTCGACGCGCGTGCGCGCGAGCGCGCCTTCCACTCACGAGCACGCTCATGGGGAATCCACGAGCGTGCCATCGTCATCGGCGACTGGACAGCCGACTTCGGTTACGACTTCGCCCGCACTCTCACGACGCTCCCTGATTACACCGCCATGTTCGTCGCCAACGACGAGATGGCGTTCGGGGTGATTCACGGGCTGCACGAGAACGGCTTCTCGGTTCCGCGCGACATCAGCATCGTTGGGTTCGATGACCTCGCCGTCTCACGTCACTTCTTACCGCCGTTGACGACCGTGCGCCAAGACTTCGCAGCTCTCGGGGAGCGCGTGGTCGAAGCACTCCGAGCCGCTGTCGAGGGAAACGAAGTGCCCCAGCGCACCGCGATTCCCGCCGAGCTTCTCGTGCGGCAGTCCACCGGGCCGCCGCGCACCACGTAG